The Vanessa atalanta chromosome 4, ilVanAtal1.2, whole genome shotgun sequence genome segment aaaacgttttaataataCGAAAGAACAGCGAACCGCTATTTAATAAGATCGGGAGAGGTTCCTTCCTCGTGGTAAATTTTCCTACGGTTTAATAAATTGAGATTTCCTTTCTTGGAAATCACAATGAATGATGTTATTTAAGTACCTAGAACGATGTCTGGTTTTATTTCGTCTTTATATGACATTATTACGATGAACActtatttaaaacgtattattcatcttaaatactaaatagttCTTGTATACCATTGTTATGTGTACATTTTACAAAGTACTAAACACCTGCTAGTGtggacaaagaaatattttttattttgaccaattatgttattttttttaaactaatgacaatcataataaataacaacattgtCGTCTTGACTGAAATTGGTTATGGCCGACAAAATCATACCAGCTCTCTGGATGAATGGCTACAGAGCCAGAGCCAGAGCCAGAGACCAGAACGAGAGAGATCAGAAGCAGGACCACCAGTTTATCGTGCTTTAGGAAACTTTGGCAACTTTCTCACTCCAAACCTTTAGTAGGAATTacttgatagaaaaaaaattaaatgaatgaataatacCACAGAACCAACAactcgttataaataaatttatatgggCGAGTATGATTTCACTCTAAGGGCAATATATATGTCAATAACCATTAATgactttttgacatttcactcTAAGGGCTCTATGTCAATAACTATTAATGACTTTTTGACATTTCCCTCAACTTTTACTATTTGAAACTCGTTTTCctatattttaagtttgttaGTCCATGGCAGTAAATTTTGCGGTGAGTTACAATATTAGGACCTTTGTTACGGGACAGATAGATTTGCCCGCCTGACAATGACTTAGTACCtctaaatattatgttacttttttatttgatttttttcatttcctaATATCTTTTAGTATTTAAGAATCTTAGTATAAGATAAGTCttgtttttatcataaaatataatttaaattaatagcgtCATCAGTGAAAGTAACTTATACCACTTAAATTGTACGACATAAATAAACTATAGGTGCTGATGTTTGCTTGAGAAAGTAAGGATTGAGAAATTCATAACTTATcttcattacaaaattaaaaacaaataattaaagaacGAGATCGAgatctatttattttcatttacatcgttattgtcattattattaaagaatatatatgatagcaatttcacaaaataatattcatctgtttttgtttttattgaaatctgGTCATCTTTGTCATTGATTGcggaaaaatgttttatgtaacagATGCAATCGTTCTCAATCTCAATGCAAATGTTCCATGCACAAAGCTTGTTTGTGCAATGGCTACTGCGGgtatttgcaatttaaattacacCTTCACTTCAGGACAAAAGGAGAAAACTACGCTTAACCCGCGGTCACATCCTATCTGCAAATCAGATCTACATTGCTTTGTATTCTGTTGCAATATAAGTCAAATTACCGTTTAATTTCCAATGTAGCACTGTTTTATTCAAGCAAGATATAAATTGTACTGGGAAATAAGATAACTCAATCCAACGGCAAAGGAAAGCTAGAGTAATCGGTACTCTACATtcatgttttgaatattttattcgtctattataaaatttatgttaagtgcaaaattatttcaaattagaaATTTATACCGGAAGAGCATAGTGGTTAGAATAGGCTAACGTGAACCgaatattgcgggttcaagccgaGGCTAGCATCaaaaaaatttcaagtgtctaaTTAACCTAGCAGTAGTACACTTACAGAccgtaactttattttatagattaattagctaagtgattttatttttaacttcgaTACTAATCCGACTCAATAAAAATTTTCGTAGGCGTAAATATTTCCGAGCCACTAGAGAAACATAGATTTTTAATACTGCTAAAAGCCATGTTCAATATCGGTAATGACATCGCGTGCGCCACCAGCCACCACTTACTCCGGAAGGTGAACGCTGCCCTTGACATAGGAATTACATCAATGTCAACATTAACTGGCGAATCTTGGGCGAGTTGATTCAATAAGCCATATTGCTTGCGTGTCGCAAAGCAACGTTTGTTCCAAGTCCTAATTTATTGAGGCCGAGTTTCATGGTCGAGGGCAAGAAACCAAATCTATCGAACGCTTTTTTTATccatacaacaatatttatattataataaataacgaagTGATTCGCCTTTGCTTTATAAATGTCGTTGCCTTATAAATGTTTGAGAGGTGATATGTTAGACGATACtgcgtcttcttctttcgaatgtcaaatcaatgaaataaatcagagtttatattattaagaaaattaacgtTTTTAAGTTAACAAACGCCGAGTAATGTTGTCCAAAATCTGTATAATCGGTAAACTTAGAACGGGTTTTCAGTATTTCAGAAGTTTTAAAGTGGTGCACCGATtttttaacacaataaaataatatatttatatcgatataattattaccGTTTGTTAAATTAGTATGGCAAAAAATGACACAATACATTTTCTTGTTGTCCGGCAAGAATTTATCTGTGAACACGACGTCGGTTATCGTCAGTGCTCACTTAGATCAAGTGACGAGGATTTACCCGACTATTCGCCTTAGGATATTGTCGTAAAATTTCCCCGCAAATCTTGTTACGTTAGCGTTACGCTTAGaggacatatttatatttaatcacgcTGTATTTtctgaaacaatattttgaaatgcTTTATctgtaaaactattatatataattttaacagaaaaaaaaatgtagtacgATGCCACTTGTCttgataaaaataaccataattgtttttttaaagagcCCTGTATAAACAGTTTCCTGGCACTGTAGAAATCTAAATCTTacgagttattatttttacatttaccgATAATATCTCACTACCGCAAACGATTACTAGAAAACCAAgacattgaattgaattaatgatattttaatttgacacataaaagaaaaaatacattataaaagtaaaaagtaatgttttatagttagctgatattaattatttgatatttaccaAAATGTCGGAGtggacataataaattatatttaaactattaaatctCCACAGGCGTGGTTCGTGCCTTTGATTGACCTTTATTCAAACTAAATATGTTTGACTTTAACAATGTTTTGTTTGATTAGactccattttttattttcaggcgGCATCAATATCGAAGTTTCaagattacaattttaattgttttctgtTATTGATATAATAGCTATTTAATATCGTTGCATTTTTAAAGTAGGATTTATTGATAATCGAAACTGTttctactttatattaaaaaaaaccccaCAAAATGAATCAGTAGCTAAGTCAATGAATATTGTCTACTTCAATGTGATAAGAAGTAGACTGTCACTTACTGAATATGCGTCTTTTGGCTCAAAGGGCGATCACACGGACTTCAATATGGATAGAACTTTGACGAGTCTTCCCTTTGATGACGCTTAAACACACGCCGATTGGTAATATCTGAGACTTTAAATACAATTGCGAAAGCGGAATTTCATCTTCTTACTTTGCCTGCTTAATTTAACaactagtgggtcgcccgctACCTACGCGCTTATTCAAcagtttttttaggaattttgaAACCTTTgacagattttgttttgatttcatttcgtaGTAATTTGCAAGTcgctcatctacatttggcgccaaaattataaaaccttacttaaatttaatttatttttttaaagtttgtttatcttttttccaactcctattggaataggctttaaGAAGATTAGCactattttgttttcattgtagTACTTATTGAATTAACAGTATAAATATGGACAAATGATAAATATGATCTAGAGTTCATGAACTCGCATTGatttaaatgttaacaaaatcTAAACCATCTAAGAAAGAAATGAGTCattgttattaaagtttaaaattgataactaaaaataaaggaTTGAGAATTATAaccaaaaactaaaaattaattgtaacataGAAATAACTGAATATCTTAATCTGAACTAGCTTACATTGGCGGTTTCACTATCCATGATATTTTCTTATGACGAAACGTTTTTGCTTCAGTTTTTTAGGCAATCTGTAATAtactaataactttatttatataaaatgacttGCTAAATGTTATGTCGTGGATAGAAGTAAAAGCTTAAtaagaatgaataaaaataacgatatcgttgaaattaaacgCTTGTTAAGTAAAACGAAACAATATAACTTTTCTTCGGCAtacgattaataaaatgtttttttaaggcgtcaaataagtatgaaaaataaaaattgaaggaACTAGTGTTATGAGAAGGCTATCccattttatttctattgtagCCATTGAGACGAAAGAGTGTCATATTGTATCACATTTCTATTGTAGTTACCGCACAAAAGATTTGATATACCAAGTGTGATGTGAAAGGAAATTTAGGAATCTTGAAATATTACTGACAGAGCCTTCTACGTATTCTGCGTTGcttatgcattttatattaagtattcgtATTTGTGTAAGACCAGGTATATTAAAAGTGAAATGGTAAAGTATACTATGCCTAGAACAAGGGAATTCTTAACGAAGATTACGTGGTCAAACTCAGCAAGCACCATAAATTTTTcgcaagtttattatttttggaattaaACATATGAATGCTACCTACTGTTTATAAtgcttaaactaaaaaaaatactttttagtctaattaaaaaatatttacagtgcTATAAGCTTATCGATGAAATGGTTCTTCACACTCAGGCATAAACGTTGTTAAAGCATTGTTAATACAACGTACCATGTTACGATAGATCTTCAATGagcgataaaattattatttattattatagcgaCTGCGAACTCATTCGTTTGGTATTGACAGATCAAATGATTGGATTTAACACCGTTGAAgcctttttataattcaattctttGCTGTGCACATTTTCTCATTCTCAGTGAAAGTTTTAGCtgatgcaaaatatttatttataaattaacaaaattgatgactaaaaaataaaacaaaacaggaaaaaaatataaaaaacattaaaaaaaactcgatgtatattttgcaaatataaaataattaatacaattccTGGAACACCTGTATAAATGCTATACTCAACGATGTTGTACGAGTACTTGTAAGTACAACAAGTTTAGTTAGTTAAGTTTGTTTGTAAGCCGGTTGTTGAATAGTCACCGCGACAATCCACTTGCCActagtttatgaaaaaaaaaccaaagcagctaattatatcattatttttttactatgaacctgcattttgtttcttttatattttattattgtatagttttaagtctgtatatatatatagatatatatataaaatattatctattagaAGTGTTGACAACGAATACCGATGTACGGATAAATCCAATAGGGTTTTTGTTGCATCGTTCTTAATacagtagaatataaaataaaaatgtataattaatttaaaaaaatatatatctaggtTTCAAGTCACtcgtaattgtataaaaaattgtcCACTTGTACGTTTTTAGCTCTGTAGATGTTGTTTTCAAGCAAACGGAATAATTTTGTACTGCAATTAAAAATAccccattttttattttcctatcAACAAACGATTCGCCACAAATTGCCAGAAACCCCCGTTAAATATAACTGTGTTCAAATGATTGGTGTAGCGAAGCTCATGATGCCATGCGGCTTGAGTATTCAATttgtataaaagttttaaatgtaaatcttgATCGTACTGCAACCTATGAAATTGCTCTGACTGTAACACTCCTATGAATTCGTAGGAATATCAATAATGTTAAGATTTGTAATGGTACGACAAtcacaaacataatataaagcaggattactttattattattataaacctatttttctgtaaaaaaaaaaactgatatataGGATTTGCAAAGTCATCTTTGGTTGTGATATCAGTAATGGTGATATTAAGAACAATGAACGTGAACTGCTTTCTCATGTCTTAGAAACTTGTGTTTGTAGCCTACGTATACTTGTAACTATAACCTCAATTTTCTATTACATATTAGgttatgtctttattttttataatggtcttaaaaattttacattataaagtttgtattattttaatataaactggaTAATATTGAAAGAGAAACGAAAGATTGTTAGTAAATCTATTGCTCTATTGTTGGTTTCGACCCGACTGTTTGGAATTATTTCAATAGGTAtcgataaaatatacttaagctttctttttctttttctcttaCTCAACTCTTCAGCTTTAGCTGTAGGAGACTCAGCTCCGCAACACACACATGTTGATTCTGTTAGAATAATATGCTTTGGTTACTTTCATAGTATACTGTCTCTCGTGGCATTATGCTTCGGGGTAGCGCTAAAGACATTGAAACTGTTTTAATCCTATAAAAAAGAGATGCTCTTAAGGATGTTTTGAATATAGTATGTATACTTACAGTTGcttcacaatatgtttacaacgatattataatacaataatatatctatattatttttttgaaagaaacgGTGGCAATCATTGTATAGATACGAGGAGGAAAGATAagctaataacacctagtttccgacttcttTAGAGTTATTACTTATCCTTTTTGTCACTTGGTACGTGTTGAATAATATGTGTACATAAGGAATTTTGTTtccattcaatttattaaaaattattattagtgtgcattattatcataaatgaaACGGTTCTATAGATATAACATTTCGagattatttcatttcaaaataaatatgtaattaaattacaagaaaaaatgtaggaaaattttataaaaaaaaacatcccattatttaataaataaacttaaatataataaagtccaAATATATActgaattgttataaaaatttatataactttaaaataatataccacaAATTATGTTTCTTCCGTAGAAAAATAGTATTGACATAGAAATCTTGTTCtttttaaaaagcttttatttaacttccaaTGTACTTACGTAACTTTAAAAGTATGTACGGGTgaaatcttgcaactcaatttagaagcaaatatatttagcacttactattatttttttaatacattcctACAATATGGCTCTCAAATGAAAGAGCTTGCTGAGAAtaagtcaaaaaataaaatgaagtcaCTGTAAACCAATATGGCGGAGTAAGTTTTTAGTACTTGCCTataatatgggtatcaaatgaaaggacTTACTGAGACTACgaatacgaaattaattacttaaaagtaaaaaataaaaaaaccttcttgaaaataagcttttatttaaatgcgttaaaaagaaaaattaaacttacactaaaacttttacttttaacttatatattatacttataacgTTATGTCACATTTGACACATTcgacacaatttatatgatataatagcTTGTCGCGAGATTAACTTGTGTAGATAAAcaaggaaattaaataatttgatgtaaataattttatctattaaaacttTCAAACTAAGTAAATACGAGTACTTTCATCTCACGACAAGTTTTTATATCCTATAAATTGtgccaaatttattttttaaataatactggcagttctctttgaaaaaaaaatattaatattgcattTTGCAAAATTTAAACTAGAAGTGAGTAAGACAGCGGGATCAAAGGGATCAGGAATGGACATAAGAAGCAACATAATAGGGTAAGACACAACTAAGTATATATCTTGTAACCTGTTTAGTACTAATTAAGccgcaattaaaatatactacttAACATCCTTAAACACAAAGTTGAAGGGTTCCATGATGTAGTTGAGAGTACTAGGCTTAACCTTCAGCGGTGGTCCAAACCATTCCACGTGGAAGTTCTCTATGACCTTAGCGAGGAATATTTCTATTTCCAATTCAGCTATCCGACGacctgtaacataaaaataagtaactatATGGAAAGAAGTcagtaacaatatatatattagtatgaaaaatacatctaaatatttgtaaaattgaaaGTTAGAAGGTAACAGGATTTTATATactaattctataattaaaatagacataaaacaaatatgtgaTGAAAATTAAGAATTCATAGCATGTACGAACTTGTCTTCAGGAGTTTGTAAGCAATGAAAACGCCATTTACCAATACAACTGCGAACTCCGAATCCGAATGGGCTGAATGCAAAAGGATGTGCGTTGCTGTGATGCAACGGGTCAGTTTTTTCGGTAATCCATCTTTCTGGTATATATTCCTTTGCTCTCGGAAAATGCTCTTCCATTGACGACAAAAATTGATGACCAAATGATACTTGCATCTGAAAATGGAGGAGAATGGTTTGAttcaattgaataattaaagtgataaaaaaaattactttacttaCATCTTTGGGTATTCTGTAGCCTAAAATATCGTATTCTTTTGTTGTTTGCCTCAAGTTTCCTGAAACCACTGGGAGTATCCTCATCGACTCTTTTATACACGCTTTTAAGTATGATCGCTCCTCTTTTCCGGACATGATTTCTTcccttaattttatttgcttttctgGGTTTGTAGCCAGTAAGTAAAGAGTCGCTGTCATGGTGTTTGCTGCCTAAAACAGTTCAGTGTTTATAATTTGCAATTTCATATACATTGCATGCATTTGGGCATACTGTTTtggaatatgttattttattaattacaataatttaccgTGTCGACACCAGCAAACAACATATCACTGGCCATGGTTACGGCTGTGTTTTCGTCAATTTCCAGCAGTTTTTCCAAAATGCCTTTTTCTTCGTTTAAGTTTTTATCCTTAGTTTCAAGTTGTTTTATCGcttttccaataaaaaatttactgaGTCTAAAGAGAGAATAAAccattaaaacgattttttctgttaattcataaatatgtaacgagaaaacaattaaagaaaaatacgtACTCTACTTGTGTTTCATACATGTTCATTACCTTTTTGAAGGTTGGGGTTGAAATGTATCTCCAGAGGTTTGGCTTAAAATCAATTGCTTCCaccgttttaaatatgtaatgtattgtCTGTATTAACTTCCTTTCCGGAGAATTTTCTGGGAGACTACGATCAAGGCAATTAAGACGACCCCCAAGTGCTACTAAAGCAATGGATTCCAATGCCCACAAATTCATCTCCTCATCGAATTTCCCttccaacatatttttttcgttacGTATAAACTTCATTCTAAAAAGTTTAGAAATTAACgagattttttccttttaattagATGTAGAGCAGtaatattatttcgtaaaaatTCAATGAATCGGTGTTATACCTTTTAATCATATCTTCAGCAACTTCATTTAAGCTGTTTCTATACAgtttaatagttttagtttGTAGCATAATAGGGTTTACAGTTGATCGGAACTTCTTCCACGGTTCAAGTTgcctaaaatttaaacaataactatTATATGTCGTTTCAAATTTTTACCAATTTAATAACAGCtaagtataaaaagtattttatcataaaaggaCATACAAAAAATGCTGACTCACTCAGTGATTAGACCTGTTGATTCATTCTGCTCACGTCCGCTTTTCTTATACTTCTTCCTGAAATATTCCAAACTTTGAAAACCGATTCGAATCGGCATCCAATTCTCATTACGTAGTatctgaaatttttattttatttcatatagtcTTTGTGGTAGCTGCCAGTCACataaccattttatatattagaaaaagtTTTACTTGAGACGAAGCTTCAGCGtcgaacaaaaaaattattgtggGCGAACCAAATGCTCCTTCCAGTCTAACAATAGGTCCAAAAAGCTGGTATAGTTTTTCGGGTATACCCACACCGCTATCAACTGTATGTAGTGAGCCTGAAAATATTGACTCAGTATAATTTTTACTCTGTTTTCATCTGAACCGATGATTGCgtattcaaacccaggcaggcactattaaattttcatgtgcttaatttgtctttataattcatctcgtgctctgaaGTGA includes the following:
- the LOC125077574 gene encoding cytochrome P450 CYP12A2-like; the encoded protein is MQSFRKLAINLAVLNKQFVRPVTVSSAAVNSNENSQELKSWREIPGPSSLPLIGQIHHFLPGGSLHTVDSGVGIPEKLYQLFGPIVRLEGAFGSPTIIFLFDAEASSQILRNENWMPIRIGFQSLEYFRKKYKKSGREQNESTGLITEQLEPWKKFRSTVNPIMLQTKTIKLYRNSLNEVAEDMIKRMKFIRNEKNMLEGKFDEEMNLWALESIALVALGGRLNCLDRSLPENSPERKLIQTIHYIFKTVEAIDFKPNLWRYISTPTFKKVMNMYETQVELSKFFIGKAIKQLETKDKNLNEEKGILEKLLEIDENTAVTMASDMLFAGVDTAANTMTATLYLLATNPEKQIKLREEIMSGKEERSYLKACIKESMRILPVVSGNLRQTTKEYDILGYRIPKDMQVSFGHQFLSSMEEHFPRAKEYIPERWITEKTDPLHHSNAHPFAFSPFGFGVRSCIGRRIAELEIEIFLAKVIENFHVEWFGPPLKVKPSTLNYIMEPFNFVFKDVK